The genome window CTTGCTTACAGCACAGTGTCCcgtcactgcactggggcattAGGATCGAATTTTGGGCAAAGGGAAGAGTAGCACCTAGCCACCCAcctgcgtctagatttctagttAGCCAAAAACACCATTTTCAGCAGAAAATTAGtttccgccttaacaatctttgatacTAAGATgtgttaggttacgttaatatttgatgtagtaggcctaagaatatagtagttgattttcatcttgggatttaacagggaacctgtgcccacgttgttggcttagtagcctactttacgagctgatgtccgagtcccgttgaggctggactgtcattggctcatcagcgttctaaggatggcgcttagcgacaggtcaattctAAAGACTGGTCTTAACAAAGACCAACTTAGCAGTTAATAAGCAGTCGTAGCAAAGAGTTGGTGCAACCGGTGTCTGCTGTCTGTGCCCCTACGTCATAATGGTGAGGTCACCATTATGGGCGAAAATCGTCATTTCAGATCACTTGATGCATCTTCACCTTAGGACTCACCCGCTCGCTTCTCAGTAGCCTAGATATTTGGCTTTTGCTCAGTAGATTATATTTAAGTTCTATACAGTTTATTTTAAATTAGCTCCTGTCGGCGAAATTTGAAGTTCAATGGATTTTCAAAAGGAGTTCGGAAAACTCCATGCAGAAAATGAGGAGATGAAAAAAATTATGCTACAGCTCCTGATTTTACGGCAGGAGCAGAATCAGAAAACGATTTGTACCGCATGTGTGAGTTCCCTCAAACATCTAAGAGCCGGTGTACAGTTTTATATAGCCTAAATTATAACTAAATCTAATATTCAATGTTCCCTGCACTTCATTTGGCATCTATGCTGAAAGGGTAAAGGTCAATGTTTGTTTTGATGATGGGCATCTATGAAGTGACCTTTCCAGGTCAAAGTTGAAAGGATACAGCTTTGGTCAAATCTGACTATCAGTCACACTTTTTGGGTTAGTGGTTACCATAGAGGTATTAGAACAAATTATGATATTGTTCATATAGCTACTTTGTAAtgttattataatataatatcattaataatgtaataatataatGATGCCTTAGTtatttactaaatagtgcactATAGTGAAACAGTGAAGATTTCAAACGCAGCATGGCGGTTGGGCAGTTGTGTGTCAGAGGGTGTAGATGGTGGCCATGTTTGATGACATGTTGCCTCTTGCCTCTCTGCAGCCTCATCTTCTGACCTTGCCCCACGATCCCACGTGTTGGGGCCCACCCCAGCCCTTGCATGCCAGTGCGGCACCTGGCCAACGGAAGCTGCTAGCCCCCATACCCCCTGcatccccccaccaccagcTGCAGCGGTCTGTGAGGTCTACGCTGAGACCCCTGAGCGCTCAGCAGGAGTGCCAGGCTCGCAAGGAACTCCTGCAGGAGGTCCTGGAACTCGCTGAGGAGATCAAACTTGCCAGTCTCAATGATGCTAAGGCCTCGGACCAGACAGGCTGCTCTGTGGGCAGCCTCAGTCCTGTGGATCGCAGGACCCCGCCGGTGCCCCGTACTCTGCCCTTCCTCAATTCGCCCATTGCCCCTGCTATTCCCGCCCCCCCAAAGACAACCAGCCACAGACAGTTCCAGAGTAGACTACCCCGTCTCAAGAACACCATATCACTCAATGGGGTCACTGCTGTGACAGGTGAGTACTCTCtcttatactctctctctctctctctctttctctctctctctctcacacacacagtctttattAGCCTAATTAAATATCAGTGCAGATatcaatacaaataacaaagttGTTTGCCAAGGCAAATGTAGACAGGATTTCAGACAAAcatatttgacctttgacctcccagAGCAAAAGTCTGTTGAGTCTCTGGCAGGGAGGCAGGAAGAAACGAGGGAGCATAAGGAGGTGAAGAAGAGGAAAGTGACTGAGGCGAGGCATACAAGCAAGACCCAGCCGACCAAGAATCTGCCAGAGTTGGCCAAACTGCGCCCACTGTCCTGTCCTGAGCAGGCCCTCCTGCAGGCCTTTACGGTGCTCAGCGACGATGACTGGTGGGAGTATAGCTTA of Alosa alosa isolate M-15738 ecotype Scorff River chromosome 14, AALO_Geno_1.1, whole genome shotgun sequence contains these proteins:
- the LOC125307357 gene encoding TOG array regulator of axonemal microtubules protein 1-like encodes the protein MDFQKEFGKLHAENEEMKKIMLQLLILRQEQNQKTICTACPHLLTLPHDPTCWGPPQPLHASAAPGQRKLLAPIPPASPHHQLQRSVRSTLRPLSAQQECQARKELLQEVLELAEEIKLASLNDAKASDQTGCSVGSLSPVDRRTPPVPRTLPFLNSPIAPAIPAPPKTTSHRQFQSRLPRLKNTISLNGVTAVTEQKSVESLAGRQEETREHKEVKKRKVTEARHTSKTQPTKNLPELAKLRPLSCPEQALLQAFTVLSDDDWGKKIEALISIRSLAQHHANVLLPRLHDVCLAVNQEVKNLRSVVSHAAMVTLAHLFAHLGHDMDAEAEGAARTLLLKAGESSSFMKDMDLALGYMVYNTNPIRSMNALINGGLSHKHTAVRKSTARHLEKVTEVIGAARLLSGKNNLTARFIHTASCLALDNTLEVRNQARNILSVVASHPDLIKMVERFAPLSDQIRMKDFINKCQKRPLR